One genomic segment of Drosophila melanogaster chromosome 3R includes these proteins:
- the CG12268 gene encoding uncharacterized protein, isoform B, which produces MDILRSDADCGESDIAKFYANKTILITGATGFMGKVLVEKLLRSCADLNVIYLLIRTKKGVDPSVRKEQYFKCVIFGKLLEKNPGIVDKVRVVKGDLLEPDLGLSANDTNTLASNVEVVFHCAANVRFDQPLRPMVMMNVVGTLKVLRLAEKMSQLQALVHVSTSYCQCNESVLEERAYPAPQNPFSIIEMVETMDDEALAEITPKLLNGLPNTYAYSKALSEDLICRYNNKLPIIITRPSIVTAAIHEPLPGWIEGVNGPTGLMIGAARGVIRSMHCNPDYASTVIPVDKAINGMILCGYQRGKASQEKGNKQTGVEFCNLCISSKALMSWGDSIETGRRFFYETPLSFALWYPGGSIKKNYYHHLFCVIFFHYLPAYFIDFWLLVFGQKPFLLNVQRKVSMGLKLLQYYTTKRWEFRNERFQEMSSQLSLLDQDLFDTSVGQVNWETYISNYIVGMRTYILGESEDTLPQARKVLRRLYILDWVSKVLFFSLSFWFLWTHLDGFVERSDAFIRSSLSTIYHERNSTIHV; this is translated from the exons ATGGACATACTGAGGAGCGATGCCGATTGCGGCGAGTCCGATATTGCCAAGTTCTATGCAAACAAAACCATCCTTATTACGGGTGCCACCGGATTTATGGGCAAGGTTCTGGTGGAGAAACTACTGCGTAGCTGTGCCGACCTGAACGTCATATATCTATTGATACGCACCAAAAAAGGGGTCGATCCCAGTGTGCGCAAGGAGCAGTACTTCAAGTGTGTG ATCTTTGGCAAGCTGCTGGAGAAGAATCCCGGCATCGTGGACAAGGTGCGCGTGGTAAAGGGCGATCTGCTGGAGCCGGACCTTGGCCTGAGCGCCAATGACACCAACACACTCGCCTCCAACGTCGAGGTGGTCTTCCACTGTGCGGCCAATGTGCGCTTCGACCAGCCGCTGCGTCCCATGGTCATGATGAACGTGGTGGGCACCCTGAAGGTCCTCCGCCTCGCTGAGAAGATGAGCCAGCTGCAGGCTCTGGTCCACGTGTCCACCTCATACTGCCAGTGCAACGAGAGCGTTCTGGAGGAGCGAGCCTACCCGGCTCCACAGAACCCCTTCTCCATCATCGAAATGGTGGAGACGATGGACGACGAAGCTCTGGCGGAGATTACACCCAA ATTACTAAACGGCTTGCCAAACACGTACGCTTACAGCAAGGCGCTGTCGGAAGATTTAATTTGCAGATACAACAATAAGCTGCCCATAATCATCACAAGGCCCTCGATCG TGACGGCCGCCATTCACGAGCCATTGCCCGGCTGGATCGAGGGCGTCAATGGACCCACCGGCCTAATGATCGGCGCCGCCCGCGGAGTCATCCGATCGATGCACTGCAATCCGGACTACGCCTCCACGGTGATACCCGTAGACAAGGCCATTAACGGCATGATCCTGTGCGGCTATCAGCGCGGAAAGGCCAGCCAGGAGAAGGGTAACAAGCAGACGGGTGTTGAGTTCTGCAATCTGTGCATCTCCAGCAAGGCGCTGATGTCCTGGGGCGACAGCATCGAGACGGGTCGTCGATTCTTCTACGAAACGCCGCTCAGCTTTGCGCTCTGGTATCCGGGTGGATCCATCAAAAAGAACTACTACCACCACCTTTTCTGCGTCATCTTCTTCCACTATCTGCCCGCATACTTCATCGACTTTTGGCTGCTCGtctttggccaaaagccaTT CTTACTCAATGTCCAACGCAAAGTGTCCATGGGTCTgaagctgctgcagtactACACAACGAAAAGGTGGGAGTTCCGAAACGAGCGCTTCCAGGAGATGAGCAGTCAGCTGAGCCTCCTGGATCAGGACCTCTTCGACACGTCGGTGGGTCAGGTCAATTGGGAGACATACATCAGTAACTACATTGTGGGCATGCGCACCTATATACTGGGCGAGAGCGAGGACACTCTGCCGCAGGCCAGGAAGGTCCTGCGACGGCTGTATATCCTCGACTGGGTCAGCAAAGTGCTGTTTTTCTCCCTGAGCTTCTGGTTCCTGTGGACCCATTTGGATGGCTTCGTGGAACGGAGCGATGCCTTCATCCGATCCTCGCTCAGCACCATTTACCATGAGCGAAACAGCACCATACATGTATAA
- the GluProRS gene encoding Glutamyl-prolyl-tRNA synthetase, isoform A, producing the protein MSIKLKANLNNPPISGLATAHLINGTVPVEIVWSKEETSLQFPDNRLLVCHSNNDVLRALARAAPDYKLYGETAIERTQIDHWLSFSLTCEDDISWALSFLDKSIAPVTYLVANKLTIADFALFNEMHSRYEFLAAKGIPQHVQRWYDLITAQPLIQKVLQSLPEDAKVKRSPQSSKEQTPAKTGERKQEGKFVDLPGAEMGKVVVRFPPEASGYLHIGHAKAALLNQYYALAFQGTLIMRFDDTNPAKETVEFENVILGDLEQLQIKPDVFTHTSNYFDLMLDYCVRLIKESKAYVDDTPPEQMKLEREQRVESANRSNSVEKNLSLWEEMVKGSEKGQKYCVRAKIDMSSPNGCMRDPTIYRCKNEPHPRTGTKYKVYPTYDFACPIVDAIENVTHTLRTTEYHDRDDQFYWFIDALKLRKPYIWSYSRLNMTNTVLSKRKLTWFVDSGLVDGWDDPRFPTVRGIIRRGMTVEGLKEFIIAQGSSKSVVFMNWDKIWAFNKKVIDPIAPRYTALEKEKRVIVNVAGAKVERIQVSVHPKDESLGKKTVLLGPRIYIDYVDAEALKEGENATFINWGNILIRKVNKDASGNITSVDAALNLENKDFKKTLKLTWLAVEDDPSAYPPTFCVYFDNIISKAVLGKDEDFKQFIGHKTRDEVPMLGDPELKKCKKGDIIQLQRRGFFKVDVAYAPPSGYTNVPSPIVLFSIPDGHTKDVPTSGLKVNAPDAKATKKASSPVSSSGQASELDSQISQQGDLVRDLKSKKAAKDQIDVAVKKLLALKADYKSATGKDWKPGQTSASSAPVPAASSSSANDAVSVNASIVKQGDLVRDLKGKKASKPEIDAAVKTLLELKAQYKTLTGQDWKPGTVPTTAAPSASAAPSVGVNDSVAQILSQITAQGDKVRELKSAKADKATVDAAVKTLLSLKADYKAATGSDWKPGTTAPAPAAAPVKVKQEKNPDPASVLTVNTLLNKIAQQGDKIRQLKSAKSEKSLVEAEVKLLLALKTDYKSLTGQEWKPGTVAPAPTTVNVIDLTGGDSGSDVGSVLSKIQAQGDKIRKLKSEKAAKNVIDPEVKTLLALKGEYKTLSGKDWTPDAKSEPAVVKKEASPVSMASPAKDELTQEINAQGEKVRAAKGNKAAKEVIDAEVAKLLALKAKYKEVTGTDFPVAGRGGGGGGGSAKKAPKEAQPKPAKPVKKEPAADASGAVKKQTRLGLEATKEDNLPDWYSQVITKGEMIEYYDVSGCYILRQWSFAIWKAIKTWFDAEITRMGVKECYFPIFVSKAVLEKEKTHIADFAPEVAWVTKSGDSDLAEPIAVRPTSETVMYPAYAKWVQSYRDLPIRLNQWNNVVRWEFKQPTPFLRTREFLWQEGHTAFADKEEAAKEVLDILDLYALVYTHLLAIPVVKGRKTEKEKFAGGDYTTTVEAFISASGRAIQGATSHHLGQNFSKMFEIVYEDPETQQKKYVYQNSWGITTRTIGVMIMVHADNQGLVLPPHVACIQAIVVPCGITVNTKDDERAQLLDACKALEKRLVGGGVRCEGDYRDNYSPGWKFNHWELKGVPLRLEVGPKDLKAQQLVAVRRDTVEKITIPLADVEKKIPALLETIHESMLNKAQEDMTSHTKKVTNWTDFCGFLEQKNILLAPFCGEISCEDKIKADSARGEEAEPGAPAMGAKSLCIPFDQPAPIAASDKCINPSCTNKPKFYTLFGRSY; encoded by the exons ATGTCAATAAAGCTCAAAGCGAACCTTAACAATCCGCCCATAA GTGGCCTGGCGACGGCGCACCTAATCAATGGCACGGTGCCCGTGGAGATAGTGTGGAGCAAGGAGGAGACTTCGCTGCAGTTCCCAGATAATCGCCTGTTGGTGTGCCACTCCAACAACGATGTGCTGCGCGCCCTCGCTCGCGCTGCTCCGGACTACAAGCTGTACGGGGAAACGGCCATCGAACGGACACAGATTGATCACTGGCTGTCTTTCTCACTGACCTGCGAGGATGACATATCCTGGGCTCTCTCCTTCCTGGACAAGTCCATTGCCCCGGTGACCTACCTGGTGGCCAACAAGCTGACTATCGCCGATTTTGCACTGTTCAACGAGATGCACTCGCGCTATGAGTTCCTCGCCGCTAAGGGAATTCCTCAGCACGTGCAGCGTTGGTATGACCTCATCACCGCCCAGCCGTTGATCCAGAAGGTGCTGCAGTCCCTGCCAGAGGATGCAAAGGTTAAGAGGAGTCCACAGTCTTCCAAGGAGCAGACACCTGCCAAAACGGGCGAGCGCAAGCAGGAGGGCAAGTTCGTGGACCTGCCAGGAGCCGAGATGGGCAAGGTGGTTGTGCGCTTCCCGCCAGAAGCCTCTGGCTATCTCCACATTGGTCATGCTAAGGCGGCACTGCTGAATCAGTACTACGCCTTGGCGTTCCAAGGAACGCTGATCATGAGATTCGATGACACGAATCCCGCCAAGGAGACGGTCGAGTTCGAAAATGTCATTCTCGGCGATCTCGAGCAGCTGCAGATCAAGCCCGACGTATTTACGCACACATCGAACTACTTCGACCTAATGCTCGACTACTGTGTCCGGCTTATCAAAGAGAGCAAGGCCTATGTGGATGATACCCCTCCGGAACAAATGAAGCTGGAACGCGAGCAACGCGTCGAGTCTGCAAATCGATCCAACT CTGTCGAGAAAAATCTTTCGCTATGGGAGGAGATGGTTAAAGGCTCTGAGAAGGGTCAAAAATACTGTGTGCGCGCCAAGATCGACATGAGCTCTCCCAACGGATGCATGCGTGACCCCACCATCTATCGCTGCAAGAACGAGCCACATCCACGCACGGGAACCAAATACAA GGTGTACCCCACCTACGATTTTGCCTGCCCCATTGTGGACGCCATCGAAAATGTGACCCACACCCTGCGCACCACTGAGTACCATGACCGAGATGATCAGTTCTACTGGTTCATTGATGCCCTGAAGCTAAGAAAACCGTACATCTGGTCATACAGTCGATTGAACATGACCAACACTGTGTTGTCCAAGAGGAAACTTACGTGGTTTGTGGATTCTGGTCTGGTTGACGGCTGGGATGATCCTCGATTCCCAACGGTGCGTGGTATCATCCGACGCGGCATGACAGTGGAAGGTTTAAAGGAGTTTATCATTGCCCAAGGCAGCAGTAAATCCGTAGTGTTCATGAACTGGGATAAGATCTGGGCCTTCAACAAGAAGGTCATCGATCCGATTGCTCCTCGTTACACAGCTTTGGAGAAGGAGAAGCGCGTTATTGTTAATGTGGCTGGCGCTAAGGTGGAAAGGATTCAGGTGTCCGTGCATCCCAAGGATGAATCTCTGGGCAAAAAGACCGTCTTGTTGGGTCCCCGCATATACATCGACTACGTTGATGCCGAAGCCTTAAAGGAGGGTGAAAATGCAACTTTCATTAACTGGGGCAACATCCTCATCAGGAAGGTAAACAAGGATGCATCTGGCAACATTACTTCCGTTGATGCTGCTCTCAATTTGGAGAACAAGGACTTCAAAAAGACTCTTAAACTCACCTGGTTGGCTGTGGAAGATGATCCCAGCGCCTATCCACCCACTTTCTGCGTTTACTTTGACAATATCATCAGCAAAGCTGTTCTGGGCAAGGACGAGGACTTTAAGCAGTTTATTGGCCACAAGACACGCGATGAGGTTCCCATGCTGGGCGATCCTGAACTTAAGAAGTGCAAGAAGGGCGATATCATCCAGTTACAGAGGCGTGGCTTCTTTAAGGTGGACGTCGCTTATGCTCCGCCCAGTGGATACACAAATGTTCCTTCTCCCATTGTTTTGTTCTCTATACCTGATGGACATACGAAGGATGTGCCAACTTCAGGTCTGAAAGTCAATGCTCCGGATGCCAAGGCGACG AAAAAGGCATCATCACCTGTAAGTTCTTCCGGCCAAGCTTCTGAATTGGACAGCCAAATTAGCCAGCAAGGCGATCTGGTCCGAGACCTAAAGTCTAAAAAAGCAGCCAAGGATCAAATTGATGTTGCTGTGAAGAAGCTGCTCGCTCTGAAAGCGGACTACAAATCAGCTACTGGAAAGGATTGGAAGCCAGGGCAAACATCTGCTTCTTCTGCGCCTGTACCTGCCGCCAGCTCATCCTCTGCCAACGACGCCGTTTCAGTTAATGCCAGCATTGTCAAACAAGGCGATTTGGTCAGAGATCTAAAGGGAAAGAAGGCTAGCAAACCAGAGATTGACGCTGCTGTAAAAACTCTTCTTGAACTTAAGGCTCAGTACAAGACTCTCACCGGTCAGGATTGGAAACCAGGCACTGTACCTACCACTGCCGCTCCATCTGCATCTGCTGCTCCCTCTGTCGGTGTCAACGATTCGGTAGCCCAAATTCTTAGCCAAATCACTGCCCAGGGTGACAAAGTTCGGGAGCTGAAGTCAGCTAAAGCCGATAAGGCCACCGTTGATGCTGCAGTAAAGACGCTGCTCAGCTTGAAGGCTGACTACAAAGCAGCCACCGGCAGTGACTGGAAACCAGGTACcacagctccagctccagcagcagctcctGTAAAAGTCAAGCAGGAGAAGAATCCGGACCCAGCTTCTGTCCTTACTGTAAACACACTGCTCAATAAGATCGCCCAACAAGGTGATAAAATACGTCAATTGAAATCGGCGAAATCGGAGAAATCCCTTGTTGAAGCCGAGGTTAAACTTTTGCTGGCTTTGAAAACGGACTACAAATCTCTAACTGGTCAAGAGTGGAAACCAGGTACTGTGGCACCCGCTCCCACCACTGTAAATGTGATCGATCTTACTGGTGGAGATTCAGGCAGTGACGTAGGCAGTGTATTGAGCAAGATTCAGGCCCAAGGTGATAAGATCAGGAAATTGAAATCAGAGAAGGCAGCCAAGAACGTAATCGATCCTGAGGTTAAGACTCTGCTTGCTCTTAAAGGTGAATATAAAACGCTAAGCGGTAAGGATTGGACGCCAGACGCTAAATCTGAACCAGCTGTAGTAAAAAAGGAAGCTAGTCCCGTTTCGATGGCATCGCCAGCTAAGGATGAACTCACCCAGGAGATTAATGCTCAGGGGGAGAAGGTACGCGCCGCGAAAGGTAACAAGGCAGCCAAGGAGGTCATCGATGCTGAAGTGGCCAAGTTGTTGGCCCTCAAAGCCAAGTACAAGGAGGTCACGGGCACCGATTTCCCCGTAGCAGGTcgcggaggcggcggcggaggaggttCCGCCAAGAAAGCGCCAAAGGAGGCACAACCAAAGCCAGCAAAGCCGGTGAAGAAGGAACCTGCTGCCGATGCTTCCGGAGCTGTGAAAAAGCAAACACGCCTGGGTCTGGAGGCTACCAAGGAGGATAACTTGCCTGACTGGTACTCGCAGGTTATCACCAAGGGTGAGATGATCGAATATTACGACGTGTCTGGATGCTACATTCTGCGTCAATGGTCCTTTGCCATCTGGAAAGCAATCAAGACTTGGTTTGATGCTGAGATTACACGCATGGGTGTCAAGGAGTGCTACTTCCCCATCTTCGTTTCTAAAGCTGTGCTGGAGAAGGAGAAGACGCATATCGCGGACTTCGCTCCGGAAGTGGCCTGGGTCACCAAGTCCGGTGACTCTGATTTGGCCGAGCCAATCGCCGTGCGTCCTACCTCCGAGACAGTCATGTACCCCGCCTACGCCAAATGGGTACAATCCTACAGGGATCTGCCGATTCGCCTCAATCAGTGGAATAACGTTGTC CGCTGGGAATTCAAGCAGCCAACTCCTTTCCTACGTACCCGCGAGTTCCTGTGGCAGGAGGGTCACACCGCCTTCGCCGACAAGGAAGAAGCCGCCAAGGAAGTTCTTGACATTCTCGATCTTTATGCCCTGGTGTACACCCATCTGCTGGCCATTCCCGTGGTCAAGGGCCGCAAGACTGAGAAGGAGAAGTTCGCTGGTGGTGACTACACCACCACCGTGGAGGCATTCATCTCGGCTTCAGGACGTGCCATTCAAGGTGCTACCAGTCATCATTTGGGCCAGAATTTCTCTAAGATGTTCGAAATCGTTTACGAGGACCCTGAAACGCAGCAGAAGAAGTACGTTTACCAGAACTCCTGGGGCATTACAACTCGCACTATTGGCGTGATGATCATGGTGCATGCCGACAACCAGGGCCTGGTGTTGCCCCCGCATGTTGCCTGCATTCAGGCCATTGTGGTGCCCTGCGGCATCACAGTTAACACGAAGGATGACGAGCGGGCGCAGCTGCTTGACGCTTGCAAGGCCCTTGAGAAGCGCCTTGTCGGCGGTGGAGTTCGTTGCGAGGGTGATTACCGAGACAACTACTCTCCCGGCTGGAAGTTTAATCACTGGGAACTAAAGGGTGTGCCGCTGCGCTTGGAAGTGGGTCCCAAGGACCTGAAGGCCCAACAACTGGTGGCCGTGCGTCGCGACACTGTCGAAAAGATCACCATACCGCTGGCCGATGTGGAGAAGAAGATACCCGCGCTGCTCGAAACCATTCACGAGAGCATGCTTAATAAGGCGCAAGAGGATATGACCAGTCACACGAAAAAGGTGACCAACTGGACGGACTTCTGTGGTTTCCTAGAGCAGAAAAACATCCTTTTGGCTCCCTTCTGCGGCGAGATAAGTTGCGAGGACAAAATCAAGGCGGACAGCGCCCGCGGCGAAGAGGCCGAGCCAGGAGCTCCTGCCATGGGTGCCAAGTCGCTGTGTATACCCTTCGATCAACCAGCTCCCATCGCGGCTAGCGATAAGTGCATCAACCCCAGCTGCACCAACAAGCCCAAGTTCTACACGCTCTTCGGACGAAGCTATTAA
- the GluProRS gene encoding Glutamyl-prolyl-tRNA synthetase, isoform B gives MLNYLACGSLSSTSKKASSPVSSSGQASELDSQISQQGDLVRDLKSKKAAKDQIDVAVKKLLALKADYKSATGKDWKPGQTSASSAPVPAASSSSANDAVSVNASIVKQGDLVRDLKGKKASKPEIDAAVKTLLELKAQYKTLTGQDWKPGTVPTTAAPSASAAPSVGVNDSVAQILSQITAQGDKVRELKSAKADKATVDAAVKTLLSLKADYKAATGSDWKPGTTAPAPAAAPVKVKQEKNPDPASVLTVNTLLNKIAQQGDKIRQLKSAKSEKSLVEAEVKLLLALKTDYKSLTGQEWKPGTVAPAPTTVNVIDLTGGDSGSDVGSVLSKIQAQGDKIRKLKSEKAAKNVIDPEVKTLLALKGEYKTLSGKDWTPDAKSEPAVVKKEASPVSMASPAKDELTQEINAQGEKVRAAKGNKAAKEVIDAEVAKLLALKAKYKEVTGTDFPVAGRGGGGGGGSAKKAPKEAQPKPAKPVKKEPAADASGAVKKQTRLGLEATKEDNLPDWYSQVITKGEMIEYYDVSGCYILRQWSFAIWKAIKTWFDAEITRMGVKECYFPIFVSKAVLEKEKTHIADFAPEVAWVTKSGDSDLAEPIAVRPTSETVMYPAYAKWVQSYRDLPIRLNQWNNVVRWEFKQPTPFLRTREFLWQEGHTAFADKEEAAKEVLDILDLYALVYTHLLAIPVVKGRKTEKEKFAGGDYTTTVEAFISASGRAIQGATSHHLGQNFSKMFEIVYEDPETQQKKYVYQNSWGITTRTIGVMIMVHADNQGLVLPPHVACIQAIVVPCGITVNTKDDERAQLLDACKALEKRLVGGGVRCEGDYRDNYSPGWKFNHWELKGVPLRLEVGPKDLKAQQLVAVRRDTVEKITIPLADVEKKIPALLETIHESMLNKAQEDMTSHTKKVTNWTDFCGFLEQKNILLAPFCGEISCEDKIKADSARGEEAEPGAPAMGAKSLCIPFDQPAPIAASDKCINPSCTNKPKFYTLFGRSY, from the exons ATGCTGAACTACCTAGCGTGTGGTTCGTTATCGTCAACCTCA AAAAAGGCATCATCACCTGTAAGTTCTTCCGGCCAAGCTTCTGAATTGGACAGCCAAATTAGCCAGCAAGGCGATCTGGTCCGAGACCTAAAGTCTAAAAAAGCAGCCAAGGATCAAATTGATGTTGCTGTGAAGAAGCTGCTCGCTCTGAAAGCGGACTACAAATCAGCTACTGGAAAGGATTGGAAGCCAGGGCAAACATCTGCTTCTTCTGCGCCTGTACCTGCCGCCAGCTCATCCTCTGCCAACGACGCCGTTTCAGTTAATGCCAGCATTGTCAAACAAGGCGATTTGGTCAGAGATCTAAAGGGAAAGAAGGCTAGCAAACCAGAGATTGACGCTGCTGTAAAAACTCTTCTTGAACTTAAGGCTCAGTACAAGACTCTCACCGGTCAGGATTGGAAACCAGGCACTGTACCTACCACTGCCGCTCCATCTGCATCTGCTGCTCCCTCTGTCGGTGTCAACGATTCGGTAGCCCAAATTCTTAGCCAAATCACTGCCCAGGGTGACAAAGTTCGGGAGCTGAAGTCAGCTAAAGCCGATAAGGCCACCGTTGATGCTGCAGTAAAGACGCTGCTCAGCTTGAAGGCTGACTACAAAGCAGCCACCGGCAGTGACTGGAAACCAGGTACcacagctccagctccagcagcagctcctGTAAAAGTCAAGCAGGAGAAGAATCCGGACCCAGCTTCTGTCCTTACTGTAAACACACTGCTCAATAAGATCGCCCAACAAGGTGATAAAATACGTCAATTGAAATCGGCGAAATCGGAGAAATCCCTTGTTGAAGCCGAGGTTAAACTTTTGCTGGCTTTGAAAACGGACTACAAATCTCTAACTGGTCAAGAGTGGAAACCAGGTACTGTGGCACCCGCTCCCACCACTGTAAATGTGATCGATCTTACTGGTGGAGATTCAGGCAGTGACGTAGGCAGTGTATTGAGCAAGATTCAGGCCCAAGGTGATAAGATCAGGAAATTGAAATCAGAGAAGGCAGCCAAGAACGTAATCGATCCTGAGGTTAAGACTCTGCTTGCTCTTAAAGGTGAATATAAAACGCTAAGCGGTAAGGATTGGACGCCAGACGCTAAATCTGAACCAGCTGTAGTAAAAAAGGAAGCTAGTCCCGTTTCGATGGCATCGCCAGCTAAGGATGAACTCACCCAGGAGATTAATGCTCAGGGGGAGAAGGTACGCGCCGCGAAAGGTAACAAGGCAGCCAAGGAGGTCATCGATGCTGAAGTGGCCAAGTTGTTGGCCCTCAAAGCCAAGTACAAGGAGGTCACGGGCACCGATTTCCCCGTAGCAGGTcgcggaggcggcggcggaggaggttCCGCCAAGAAAGCGCCAAAGGAGGCACAACCAAAGCCAGCAAAGCCGGTGAAGAAGGAACCTGCTGCCGATGCTTCCGGAGCTGTGAAAAAGCAAACACGCCTGGGTCTGGAGGCTACCAAGGAGGATAACTTGCCTGACTGGTACTCGCAGGTTATCACCAAGGGTGAGATGATCGAATATTACGACGTGTCTGGATGCTACATTCTGCGTCAATGGTCCTTTGCCATCTGGAAAGCAATCAAGACTTGGTTTGATGCTGAGATTACACGCATGGGTGTCAAGGAGTGCTACTTCCCCATCTTCGTTTCTAAAGCTGTGCTGGAGAAGGAGAAGACGCATATCGCGGACTTCGCTCCGGAAGTGGCCTGGGTCACCAAGTCCGGTGACTCTGATTTGGCCGAGCCAATCGCCGTGCGTCCTACCTCCGAGACAGTCATGTACCCCGCCTACGCCAAATGGGTACAATCCTACAGGGATCTGCCGATTCGCCTCAATCAGTGGAATAACGTTGTC CGCTGGGAATTCAAGCAGCCAACTCCTTTCCTACGTACCCGCGAGTTCCTGTGGCAGGAGGGTCACACCGCCTTCGCCGACAAGGAAGAAGCCGCCAAGGAAGTTCTTGACATTCTCGATCTTTATGCCCTGGTGTACACCCATCTGCTGGCCATTCCCGTGGTCAAGGGCCGCAAGACTGAGAAGGAGAAGTTCGCTGGTGGTGACTACACCACCACCGTGGAGGCATTCATCTCGGCTTCAGGACGTGCCATTCAAGGTGCTACCAGTCATCATTTGGGCCAGAATTTCTCTAAGATGTTCGAAATCGTTTACGAGGACCCTGAAACGCAGCAGAAGAAGTACGTTTACCAGAACTCCTGGGGCATTACAACTCGCACTATTGGCGTGATGATCATGGTGCATGCCGACAACCAGGGCCTGGTGTTGCCCCCGCATGTTGCCTGCATTCAGGCCATTGTGGTGCCCTGCGGCATCACAGTTAACACGAAGGATGACGAGCGGGCGCAGCTGCTTGACGCTTGCAAGGCCCTTGAGAAGCGCCTTGTCGGCGGTGGAGTTCGTTGCGAGGGTGATTACCGAGACAACTACTCTCCCGGCTGGAAGTTTAATCACTGGGAACTAAAGGGTGTGCCGCTGCGCTTGGAAGTGGGTCCCAAGGACCTGAAGGCCCAACAACTGGTGGCCGTGCGTCGCGACACTGTCGAAAAGATCACCATACCGCTGGCCGATGTGGAGAAGAAGATACCCGCGCTGCTCGAAACCATTCACGAGAGCATGCTTAATAAGGCGCAAGAGGATATGACCAGTCACACGAAAAAGGTGACCAACTGGACGGACTTCTGTGGTTTCCTAGAGCAGAAAAACATCCTTTTGGCTCCCTTCTGCGGCGAGATAAGTTGCGAGGACAAAATCAAGGCGGACAGCGCCCGCGGCGAAGAGGCCGAGCCAGGAGCTCCTGCCATGGGTGCCAAGTCGCTGTGTATACCCTTCGATCAACCAGCTCCCATCGCGGCTAGCGATAAGTGCATCAACCCCAGCTGCACCAACAAGCCCAAGTTCTACACGCTCTTCGGACGAAGCTATTAA